A genome region from Eretmochelys imbricata isolate rEreImb1 chromosome 8, rEreImb1.hap1, whole genome shotgun sequence includes the following:
- the PARS2 gene encoding putative proline--tRNA ligase, mitochondrial has protein sequence MALGMKWLLRGWKELLPGLTARGLQQQYRYRCHHGPPHRAKRLVLSQLFQPLNLREDSVVGLESKSDDLTCKSQRLMIQAGLIYPSSPGCYYYMPYTVRAMEKLVKVIDQEMQAIGGQKLNMPSLSSAELWRTSGRWDLMGKELFRLADRHSKEYCLGPTHEETIADLIASQGNLSYKQLPLLLYQITRKFRDEPKPRFGLLRSREFYMKDMYTFDTCEEAARQTYSLVCEAYCNVFNSLGFRFVKVQADTGSIGGSMSHEFQVPAGIGEDRLVICSNCSFSANVETINPDQTDCPVCKGKLAETKGIEVGHTFYLGTKYSSVFNVTFHTAQNKPVLAEMGCYGLGITRILAASLEVLSTEDSIHWPTLIAPYQVCLIPPKKGSREEMGAALMDNLYDSMIEAVPQIKGDAVLDDRTHLTIGKRLKDANRLGYPYVVIAGKKVFDDPPEFEVWNQNTGEIMFLTKEGIIELLSKVQVP, from the coding sequence ATGGCTCTTGGGATGAAATGGCTGCTAAGAGGATGGAAGGAATTGCTTCCTGGTCTGACAGCCCGTGGCCTCCAGCAGCAGTATCGTTATAGGTGTCACCATGGTCCCCCTCACAGAGCAAAGCGTCTGGTGCTGTCCCAGCTCTTTCAGCCTCTGAATCTTCGAGAGGACAGTGTGGTTGGGCTGGAGAGCAAATCTGATGATCTGACATGCAAGAGCCAGAGGCTGATGATACAAGCTGGGTTAATCTACCCCTCTAGCCCTGGCTGCTACTACTACATGCCTTACACTGTTCGAGCAATGGAGAAGCTTGTCAAGGTGATAGACCAAGAAATGCAGGCTATCGGGGGGCAGAagctaaatatgcccagtttaaGTTCTGCAGAGCTCTGGAGAACGAGTGGGCGGTGGGATTTAATGGGCAAAGAGCTCTTCCGACTTGCAGACAGGCACAGCAAAGAGTACTGTCTGGGGCCAACTCACGAAGAGACCATTGCAGACCTGATTGCCTCCCAAGGGAACTTGTCCTACAAGCAGCTGCCACTCCTGCTATATCAGATAACACGGAAGTTTCGAGATGAGCCCAAGCCCCGTTTTGGCTTGCTGCGCAGCAGGGAATTCTACATGAAGGACATGTACACGTTTGACACCTGTGAGGAAGCTGCTCGCCAGACCTACAGCCTGGTGTGTGAGGCCTACTGCAACGTGTTTAACAGCTTGGGGTTCCGCTTTGTCAAAGTGCAGGCAGATACGGGCAGCATTGGGGGGAGCATGTCCCACGAGTTCCAGGTCCCCGCAGGTATTGGAGAGGACAGGCTGGTGATCTGCTCCAACTGTAGTTTTTCAGCCAATGTAGAAACAATAAATCCTGACCAGACAGACTGCCCAGTTTGCAAAGGAAAACTGGCTGAGACCAAAGGGATCGAGGTTGGGCATACGTTTTATCTTGGCACCAAGTACTCTTCTGTTTTTAATGTCACCTTCCACACTGCCCAGAACAAACCTGTCCTAGCAGAAATGGGTTGCTATGGCTTGGGCATAACTCGGATTCTGGCTGCTTCTCTCGAGGTGCTTTCAACAGAAGACAGCATCCATTGGCCAACCCTCATTGCACCTTACCAGGTCTGCCTCATTCCCCCTAAGAAAGGCAGCAGGGAAGAGATGGGTGCAGCGCTAATGGATAATTTGTATGACAGTATGATTGAAGCCGTGCCTCAGATTAAAGGGGATGCTGTGCTGGATGACAGGACTCACTTGACCATTGGTAAAAGATTAAAAGATGCTAACAGACTTGGTTACCCATATGTTGTTATAGCTGGGAAGAAAGTTTTTGATGATCCCCCTGAGTTTGAAGTTTGGAATCAAAACACTGGGGAGATCATGTTCCTTACTAAAGAAGGCATAATTGAATTGCTAAGTAAAGTGCAAGTTCCCTGA
- the LOC144268559 gene encoding maestro heat-like repeat-containing protein family member 7 isoform X12 yields MNPVHGGEEPGTALRVDEHTPMTQDGEEGTKSLVTGGEESADVLMTQLCPLRLEEVVVTKNALPDGLLEHCTAQATSEENSSEACGTRRQDVGEKEDKVQPALEMMALNDCNMELDRGISGHEQKTNSLHSQKLMVVKQIVKHIKSLPQDSLDLRSSAVRRQGMLLITDCSKVKPPLEGKEKLDVVIVCVASIFALPSIEALQRQEGHKVNVKDLYNQTVDALEVMLRALLSEKPNPAELQNFLDHLAHWMTSEKAHERARAVKTSVCLLQAAVEHPKFCMSHEFPRLGLLIGRLALRVGDPEKEIGRQAMEGLYFLYSLMWYQKEPERKMRSVTAMLHQMPKEILGIYEPTRTCHNISEIVKGFGQFLSPDEMADLLLTAVESLKKANESTIEASKTILNVILEKYKHKIQMKVPKIVDRIHSQLRAIHHSHARQVVMTALCLLARAFMEEVSTALLKCPLPLDSRLQV; encoded by the exons ATGAATCCAGTCCATGGAGGTGAGGAGCCAGGCACCGCCCTGAGGGTCGACGAACACACCCCTATGACCCAGGACGGGGAGGAAGGTACCAAGAGTTTGGTCACTGGAGGCGAGGAGTCAGCTGATGTCCTGATGACCCAGCTGTGCCCTCTGAGGCTGGAGGAAGTGGTGGTGACTAAGAATGCTCTACCTGATGGCCTGTTGGAGCattgcacagcacaggccactTCTGAAG AAAATTCCAGTGAAGCTTGTGGGACAAGAAGGCAGGATGTGGGAGAAAAGGAGGACAAAGTGCAGCCGGCACTGGAGATGATGGCACTGAATGATTGCAATATG GAACTTGACAGGGGTATCAGCGGGCACGAACAGAAAACGAACTCCCTTCACAGCCAGAAACTCATGGTTGTCAAGCAGATTGTG AAGCATATTAAATCGCTGCCGCAGGATTCGCTGGACTTGCGCTCCAGTGCCGTGCGCCGTCAGGGGATGCTGCTCATCACAGACTGCAG CAAAGTGAAGCCGCCTCTGGAAGGTAAAGAGAAGTTGGATGTGGTTATTGTCTGCGTTGCCAGCATCTTTGCCCTGCCCTCAATCGAGGCCTTGCAAAGGCAGGAAGGCCACAAAGTAAATGTGAAG GATTTGTACAACCAGACTGTGGATGCCCTGGAAGTGATgctgagagctctcctgtcagagAAGCCAAACCCAGCTGAACTGCAGAACTTCTTGGAT CACTTGGCCCACTGGATGACATCAGAGAAAGCTCATGAGCGAGCGAGGGCTGTGAAAACCAGTGTTTGCCTGTTACAAGCGGCAGTTGAGCATCCTAAGTTCTGT ATGTCACACGAGttccccaggctggggctcctgATTGGACGGCTGGCCCTGCGTGTTGGTGACCCGGAGAAGGAGATTGGCCGCCAGGCTATGGAAGGCTTGTATTTCCTCTACTCCCTCATGTGGTACCAAAAGG AACCTGAGAGGAAGATGAGGTCTGTGACAGCAATGCTACATCAAATGCCCAAAGAGATCTTGGGTATCTATGAGCCCACCAGGACTTGTCATAACATCTCTGAAATTGTTAAG GGATTTGGACAATTTCTCAGCCCAGACGAGATGGCAGACCTTCTCCTGACAGCTGTAGAAAGCCTGAAGAAGGCCAATGAGAGCACCATTGAAGCATCAAAGACTATTCTGAATGTAATCCTGGAGAAGTACAAGCATAAGATACAGATGAAG GTGCCAAAGATTGTGGACAGGATCCACTCCCAGCTCAGAGCCATCCATCATTCCCATGCCAGACAGGTAGTGATGACGGCCTTATGCCTCCTGGCTCGTGCTTTCATGGAAGAAGTGTCCACAGCCCTTCTAAAATGTCCGCTTCCGCTGGACAG